A stretch of DNA from Mycolicibacterium celeriflavum:
GTCGACATGGCCCGACGCACGTTCGAGGCCCGCGGCCGCCGGATCAAGCTCATCCCGACCTGGGACGGCGTTTTCGGCCTGTCGATGGCCGGAAACGTGTTGTTACCGCGCGAGAATGCCCGCATCGCTGCGACGACATTCGACGACTGGCTCGCCGCGGGCGCCGAGTAGACAGGAGCATCCGGAGTGACGGATAACGAATTACCTCTCGCGGGCAAGGTGGCCTACGTGACGGGCGCCGCCCGCGGCCAGGGCCGTTCGCACTGCGTCCGGTTGGCCCGGGCAGGCGCCGACATCGTCGCGATCGACGCGTGCGGTCCGGTCGCTGAGCACAACGGTTATCCGCCCGCGGCACCCGAGGACCTCGCCGAGACGGTGAGCCTCGTCGAGGGGGAAGGCCGCAAGATCGTCGCCGACCGCGTCGACGTCCGCGATGCGGCCGGACAGCAGCGGGTGGTGTCCGACGCGCTCGAGCAGTTCGGTCGCCTCGACATCGTGGTCGCCAACGCCGGCGTGATGAACTGGGGTCGGCTGTGGGAGATCTCGGCACAGCAGTGGCAGGAGGTCCTCGACATCAACCTGACCGGCGTCTGGAACACGATCAAGGCGGTGGTGCCACCGATGATCGAGGCCGGCAACGGCGGGTCGATCATCAACATCAGCTCGGCGGCGGGCATCAAGGCCGTCCCGGGCGCCGGCCACTACTGCGCCAGCAAGTTCGGCGTTGTGGCACTGACCAATTCGCTTGCCGTCGAACTGGGCGAGTTCGGCATCCGGGTCAATTCCGTTCATCCGTACGGCACCGACACGCCGATGGGCAACGACACGTCGATGTGGCAGACCTTCGCCGACCATCCGACCTACATCCACAGCTTCTCCCCCGGCGCGCTGCCGACCGAGTCGCTGGCCGACCCGGGCCTGATCTCCGACATTGTGGTCTGGCTGGCCAGCGACGCGTCGTCACTGGTGACGGCCGCCCAGATCCCCGCGGACAAGGGCTATCTCAAGATTTAAGCGCCCCGCGGCTCGCCACCGGCTCGGCTAGAGCCGGGACTGTTCCTTGATCGCCGTGTCGGTCGTGCGCAGCGGCCGGATCAGCGCATCTTGGGCGAAAGATGCGATCAGCTCGCCGGATTCGGTGTGCACCGTGCCGCGAACGTAGGACATGCCCGCCCCCACCTGAGTGCTCTCGTGGCTGTACAGCAGCCAACCGTCCCACCGGAACGGCTCGTGGAAGCTGACCGACACCGTCATCGGCGCGGTCGACACGGTCAGGTGCGACTGCGCCGTGCCGATCCCCTCGTGTGCCCGCATCGTCGTCGAAATGCCCAGGTGCCCGGTGAGATACGCGATGAGCGCCTTCGCTAGCTCGTCGCGGGTCGGGACCGGGTCATAGTGCACCCAGGCGTACAGCTCCGGCGGACCCACCTCGTCGGGGCTGTTGATGTCGACCACGTCGACCAGCCGGATCTGCCTGCCCGTCATGGCCATCCGGGCGTCGTGCGCCTCGGCGGGCGGCTTGACATCGGGGCGCGGCACCGCGTGGCGGATGACGTCGGCCGTGGGCACGTCGGTCAACACCGTCACCGTCACACACCGCTTGCCGTTCTGCTTGGCCGAGACGACAGCCGTTGCGGTCGACCGGCCCTCGTTGACGACGTCGATCTCCAGCTCCAGCGGACCGGCCCCGACCATCACCGCACGCGAGAAGACCGCATACACCGAGCGCACTGATTTGCCCGCGAAGCGTTTCGCCACCGCAACGATCACCTGGGCGAGCACCTGCGTGCCCTCCACCACCTGCCGGTCCTCCTCGCCGGCGGGACCCGTCTCGGCGATAAATCGGTTCTCCCCGTCCGGCTGCACATCGAACAGGTCGAGCAGCTCCTCGACGGTCCACGGCTTCTGCGCTGAGTCTGTCGTCATGACAGGGAACAGTAACCGAGCTTCTGCAAAAGCGGTAACGTCATTACCAGCGAATCACCAATGAGCGGGAAGGTGCCGACGATGGCGAAGCCGAGCGGACGTGCGGCGGCCGGAACCGCTCGTGCCGCGACACCGGACGACCCCGCCGACTCCGAGTCCCGGCCCAAGCGCTTCATGAAGTCCGCGCTGGCGATCCTCGGTGAAACCGGCCGCACGGATTTCACGGTGCTCGAGGTGGTCGAGCGCTCCAAGACGTCGCTGCGGTCGTTCTATCAGCACTTCTCCACCAAGGACGAGTTGCTGCTCGCACTGGTCGACAAGATCATGTCCGAGTCGACGCGCCGGTGGCGCGAGGACACCGCCGGGCTGCCGGCCACCACCGCACTTCGGGTCCTGGTCGACCGCATCTGCACACCGCCGGAGACGACGACACAGGACAAGGTCAACCGCGGCCTGACCAA
This window harbors:
- a CDS encoding mycofactocin-coupled SDR family oxidoreductase, with amino-acid sequence MTDNELPLAGKVAYVTGAARGQGRSHCVRLARAGADIVAIDACGPVAEHNGYPPAAPEDLAETVSLVEGEGRKIVADRVDVRDAAGQQRVVSDALEQFGRLDIVVANAGVMNWGRLWEISAQQWQEVLDINLTGVWNTIKAVVPPMIEAGNGGSIINISSAAGIKAVPGAGHYCASKFGVVALTNSLAVELGEFGIRVNSVHPYGTDTPMGNDTSMWQTFADHPTYIHSFSPGALPTESLADPGLISDIVVWLASDASSLVTAAQIPADKGYLKI
- a CDS encoding acyl-CoA thioesterase, whose product is MTTDSAQKPWTVEELLDLFDVQPDGENRFIAETGPAGEEDRQVVEGTQVLAQVIVAVAKRFAGKSVRSVYAVFSRAVMVGAGPLELEIDVVNEGRSTATAVVSAKQNGKRCVTVTVLTDVPTADVIRHAVPRPDVKPPAEAHDARMAMTGRQIRLVDVVDINSPDEVGPPELYAWVHYDPVPTRDELAKALIAYLTGHLGISTTMRAHEGIGTAQSHLTVSTAPMTVSVSFHEPFRWDGWLLYSHESTQVGAGMSYVRGTVHTESGELIASFAQDALIRPLRTTDTAIKEQSRL
- a CDS encoding TetR/AcrR family transcriptional regulator; this translates as MAKPSGRAAAGTARAATPDDPADSESRPKRFMKSALAILGETGRTDFTVLEVVERSKTSLRSFYQHFSTKDELLLALVDKIMSESTRRWREDTAGLPATTALRVLVDRICTPPETTTQDKVNRGLTNYNDRLAETLPREYARVLSPVHELIKDIINRGIAEGVFRADVNVEARAALIMQSALGAIRLQVLGAELNGVPIGADDIYDYCLSGLTGPADPA